Below is a window of Desulfolucanica intricata DNA.
TAGAGTAGTTAGTACCAGGTGACCGGTAGTTGCGGCCTGTACAGCAATTTCCGCAGTTTCACGATCCCTGATTTCACCAACCATAATTATATCCGGGTCCTGCCGGAGGATAGAACGCAAACCATTAGCAAATGTCAAACCGGCCCGGGGATTAATTTGAATCTGATTAACCCCGGGTAAAGTAAATTCAACAGGATCCTCAATTGAAACTACGTTTTTTTCCGGTGAACTTAACTCTTTTAAAGCAGCATAGAGTGTTGTGGTTTTACCACTGCCGGTGGGACCTGTTAATAAAACCATACCATGTGGTTTTTTAAGAATTTTACTAAACTTAGCCAGGTTATCTTTCGAAAATCCCAACCGTTCTAAATCAGTAATACGATTATCTTTATTCAGTAAACGGATAACACATTTCTCCCCAAAAATTGTGGGAATAGTAGAAACCCGCAGGTCGATACTTTGATTATCAACTTTTATTTTAATTCGACCGTCTTGAGGGAGGCGTTTTTCAGCTATATCCAGCTGGGCTAATATTTTAACCCGGGCTGCTAAAGAAAGTTTTATATCAAGAGGAAAAGTGGCCATAATCCTTAACATACCATCGACTCGTTGACGTATACGTACATGATCTTCCTGCGGTTCAATATGTATATCACTGGCCAGGTTATTAACCGCCTGATAAAGAATAAATTCTAATATATCTACTACAGAACTATTATTTAAATTATTAAACCCCGGTTTTTTAATAATTACAATTTCATCACTGATAACTTCAATATCCTTGAAATCAGCAGTATTTTTTTCTAAGCCGGGTTCAACCGTATAGTTCTCCAGCATTTTAATAATTTGCTCCGGTTCAAATGTAACAGGTTCAATTCTAAGCCCGGTAATTGCTGAAAAGTCATCGATAGCTGTAATATTATATGGTTCAGACATTGCTAAATAAAGACAGTCATTTTCTAATTCTATAGGTACCGCCTGGTGCAGAAGCATTAAATGTTTTGGAATACCTATTTGCTCAAATAAATTATGATTTTTCATGGTTTCTACTTTTCCGGTCATCCAGATAAGAGATTATTATGTCTACAACTTCTTCTACTTTTTTATCTCCGGTATCAATTGTAAATTCAGCAACCTTATATGATTCAGTTCTTTCGTCCAGCAGTTCTTTAATTTTAGTTTTTAAATCCCCTTTATTTAATAAAGGCCTGTTGCGTTTATGTTTAACTCGTTGATAAATAATTTCCGGAGAGGCACTTAACCCGATTATAATTCCGTTTTTCTTAAATAATCTTATGTTTTCCGGATCCAGTACCATTCCCCCGCCTGTTGATATAACAGTGTTTTCTTGATTTTCAAGTTTTCGGGCTAATAATGTTTCCTCAGACCTAAAGCGTATCACACCATCCCGGGCAAATATTTGTTCAATAGTTTTTCCGGTAACTTTTTCTATCTCAGCATCAGTATCAATAAACTTTTTGTTGAGTCGGGCGGCCAAACGCTTGCCGACAACTGTTTTACCCGTACCCATAAACCCAATCAGTACAACATTATACAACTATAACACCTTCCTTAATGCTTCCTCCATCGCTTCTACCGGTGCCTTTTGTCCGGTCCACAGTTCAAAAGCCAGTGCACCCTGGTATATAAGCATACCTATACCGTTTAATATTTTTGCCCCACATTTTTGAGCACTTTTAAGAAATAAAGTTTTTGGAGGATTATAAATTAAATCACATACCAACTGTTTATCATGAAATAACAGCGGACAATTAGGGATATCTTTATTGTCAGGGTACATACCCTGTGGAGTAGTTTGTACTATTAACTCGACCTCAGGTACTATATCTTTTATATGTACAGCGTCTTTCCATAAGACGGGTTTGGCTATACAAGCTGTATTGCTTTCAATTAGGTTTGTGATTTCAAGAGCACGCTCATAAGTGCGGTTAGCTATATATATAACTCCGGCACCTGACAGAGCCAACTGAACAGCAACTGAGCGCG
It encodes the following:
- a CDS encoding GspE/PulE family protein, with product MKNHNLFEQIGIPKHLMLLHQAVPIELENDCLYLAMSEPYNITAIDDFSAITGLRIEPVTFEPEQIIKMLENYTVEPGLEKNTADFKDIEVISDEIVIIKKPGFNNLNNSSVVDILEFILYQAVNNLASDIHIEPQEDHVRIRQRVDGMLRIMATFPLDIKLSLAARVKILAQLDIAEKRLPQDGRIKIKVDNQSIDLRVSTIPTIFGEKCVIRLLNKDNRITDLERLGFSKDNLAKFSKILKKPHGMVLLTGPTGSGKTTTLYAALKELSSPEKNVVSIEDPVEFTLPGVNQIQINPRAGLTFANGLRSILRQDPDIIMVGEIRDRETAEIAVQAATTGHLVLTTLHTGDAAGAIIRLIDMGIEPFMVASSVLGVVAQRLVRVLCPVCRIKDELTDEEKTFWGISNQSETLYRESGCEYCDYTGFRGRISISEVLPISRNMRKIINYKPAEDEITLQALKEGLIPLTKDGVHKALQGITSIKEIMRVSFEEG
- a CDS encoding shikimate kinase, whose protein sequence is MYNVVLIGFMGTGKTVVGKRLAARLNKKFIDTDAEIEKVTGKTIEQIFARDGVIRFRSEETLLARKLENQENTVISTGGGMVLDPENIRLFKKNGIIIGLSASPEIIYQRVKHKRNRPLLNKGDLKTKIKELLDERTESYKVAEFTIDTGDKKVEEVVDIIISYLDDRKSRNHEKS
- the aroE gene encoding shikimate dehydrogenase; protein product: MAFTRISGSTKLCGIIGNPVEHSLSPVMHNAAFLTAGLNYAYVPYRVSKECLADAVSAVRALNMVGVNITVPHKQAVINYLDEISTEAKLFGAVNTVVNQKGSLIGYNTDGQGFVRSIKEQAEFSPDGKSILILGAGGAARSVAVQLALSGAGVIYIANRTYERALEITNLIESNTACIAKPVLWKDAVHIKDIVPEVELIVQTTPQGMYPDNKDIPNCPLLFHDKQLVCDLIYNPPKTLFLKSAQKCGAKILNGIGMLIYQGALAFELWTGQKAPVEAMEEALRKVL